One window of Eublepharis macularius isolate TG4126 chromosome 17, MPM_Emac_v1.0, whole genome shotgun sequence genomic DNA carries:
- the TP53I13 gene encoding tumor protein p53-inducible protein 13 isoform X1 gives MGEPPPPPLLLLLLSLAGRGAAAEPSFQQDLPPEAHYRCLGRSWPIPQQVCRVLSKTYQAEDSKIVVDAKIVYNQSIPHSGPHRPFGVAAGEYRYCPPQRWLHNLKQGGVAFLYHPCAHPSLRGQLTLLARACLPDYILTPYGGLTQEWPLALVAWGATLQMAKVELTQAVAWLKRHAAPKRRGNPWAGRRYRHWMTRPAVRAVGRDVCPAHRMQVLQKLLCHLDTNRRRRALQASDRQGTEHHPHGSRERNLAVARHSRDKIIALPSASSKLQAKRKDVLEPVVANGSSQMSILAQLGTRPSVTIGQTARGTALKLTCPCADGDHHQAPGQPLKAKAEEVGKHVRTPRTEEAAWAASALTFLLIMLTLAVLYTRLHRNCRRSHSLYWTMSAEDGHDTVATVIKRRILSAQSRRKKRPRLQQHRALLQTTSSDSSE, from the exons ATgggggagccgccgccgccgccgctcctgCTCCTCCTGCTCAGCCTGGCCGGGCGCGGGGCGGCCGCGGAG CCCAGCTTCCAGCAAGACCTTCCCCCTGAAGCGCACTACCGCTGCCTTGGCAGGTCCTGGCCCATCCCCCAGCAG GTATGCCGGGTGCTGTCCAAGACCTACCAGGCAGAG GACAGCAAGATTGTAGTGGACGCCAAAATAGTCTATAATCAGAGCATCCCTCACAG TGGGCCACACAGGCCATTTGGTGTAGCAGCAGGAGAGTACCGGTACTGCCCGCCCCAGCGCTGGCTGCACAACCTGAAG CAAGGTGGGGTCGCCTTCCTCTACCACCCCTGTGCTCACCCCTCCCTGCGGGGCCAGCTGACCCTGCTCGCCCGAGCCTGCCTGCCTGATTACATCCTCACCCCATACGGTGGCCTCACGCAAGAATGG CCCCTGGCCCTGGTGGCATGGGGTGCCACCCTGCAGATGGCAAAGGTGGAGTTGACCCAAGCTGTGGCATGGCTGAAGAGACATGCTGCCCCAAAGAGGAGAGGCAATCCCTGGGCAGGCAGGAGGTATCGTCATTGGATGACGCGCCCAGCAGTACGTGCTGTGGGCAGAGATGTGTGCCCAGCACATCGTATGCag GTCTTGCAGAAGCTTCTCTGCCACTTGGATACCAACAGGAGACGCCGAGCGCTGCAGGCATCAGACAGGCAGGGCACAGAGCACCACCCTCATGGCTCCCGTGAGCGGAATTTGGCAGTAGCTAGGCATAGCCGAGACAAAATCATAGCCCTGCCTTCTGCTTCTTCTAAGTTGCAGGCCAAAAGGAAAGACGTTCTTGAGCCAGTGGTGGCTAATGGAAGTTCCCAAATGAGTATTCTGGCCCAGCTGGGTACCAGACCTTCAGTTACAATTGGCCAGACTGCAAGGGGAACGGCTCTGAAACTGACATGTCCATGTGCCGATGGAGACCACCACCAAGCCCCAGGCCAGCCGCTGAAAGCAAAGGCTGAGGAGGTGGGCAAGCATGTGCGCACACCTCGCACTGAAGAAGCCGCTTGGGCTGCCAGCGCTCTCACTTTCTTGCTGATCATGCTGACGCTGGCTGTGTTGTACACCCGGCTGCACCGGAATTGCCGCCGCAGCCACTCTCTCTACTGGACAATGAGTGCTGAAGACGGGCACGACACAGTGGCCA CGGTCATCAAACGCCGGATTCTGTCAGCCCAGAGCAGGCGCAAAAAAAGACCCCGGCTGCAGCAGCACAGGGCGCTTCTACAGACTACATCCAGCGACAGCTCTGAGTAG
- the TP53I13 gene encoding tumor protein p53-inducible protein 13 isoform X2, protein MKDSKIVVDAKIVYNQSIPHSGPHRPFGVAAGEYRYCPPQRWLHNLKQGGVAFLYHPCAHPSLRGQLTLLARACLPDYILTPYGGLTQEWPLALVAWGATLQMAKVELTQAVAWLKRHAAPKRRGNPWAGRRYRHWMTRPAVRAVGRDVCPAHRMQVLQKLLCHLDTNRRRRALQASDRQGTEHHPHGSRERNLAVARHSRDKIIALPSASSKLQAKRKDVLEPVVANGSSQMSILAQLGTRPSVTIGQTARGTALKLTCPCADGDHHQAPGQPLKAKAEEVGKHVRTPRTEEAAWAASALTFLLIMLTLAVLYTRLHRNCRRSHSLYWTMSAEDGHDTVATVIKRRILSAQSRRKKRPRLQQHRALLQTTSSDSSE, encoded by the exons ATGAAG GACAGCAAGATTGTAGTGGACGCCAAAATAGTCTATAATCAGAGCATCCCTCACAG TGGGCCACACAGGCCATTTGGTGTAGCAGCAGGAGAGTACCGGTACTGCCCGCCCCAGCGCTGGCTGCACAACCTGAAG CAAGGTGGGGTCGCCTTCCTCTACCACCCCTGTGCTCACCCCTCCCTGCGGGGCCAGCTGACCCTGCTCGCCCGAGCCTGCCTGCCTGATTACATCCTCACCCCATACGGTGGCCTCACGCAAGAATGG CCCCTGGCCCTGGTGGCATGGGGTGCCACCCTGCAGATGGCAAAGGTGGAGTTGACCCAAGCTGTGGCATGGCTGAAGAGACATGCTGCCCCAAAGAGGAGAGGCAATCCCTGGGCAGGCAGGAGGTATCGTCATTGGATGACGCGCCCAGCAGTACGTGCTGTGGGCAGAGATGTGTGCCCAGCACATCGTATGCag GTCTTGCAGAAGCTTCTCTGCCACTTGGATACCAACAGGAGACGCCGAGCGCTGCAGGCATCAGACAGGCAGGGCACAGAGCACCACCCTCATGGCTCCCGTGAGCGGAATTTGGCAGTAGCTAGGCATAGCCGAGACAAAATCATAGCCCTGCCTTCTGCTTCTTCTAAGTTGCAGGCCAAAAGGAAAGACGTTCTTGAGCCAGTGGTGGCTAATGGAAGTTCCCAAATGAGTATTCTGGCCCAGCTGGGTACCAGACCTTCAGTTACAATTGGCCAGACTGCAAGGGGAACGGCTCTGAAACTGACATGTCCATGTGCCGATGGAGACCACCACCAAGCCCCAGGCCAGCCGCTGAAAGCAAAGGCTGAGGAGGTGGGCAAGCATGTGCGCACACCTCGCACTGAAGAAGCCGCTTGGGCTGCCAGCGCTCTCACTTTCTTGCTGATCATGCTGACGCTGGCTGTGTTGTACACCCGGCTGCACCGGAATTGCCGCCGCAGCCACTCTCTCTACTGGACAATGAGTGCTGAAGACGGGCACGACACAGTGGCCA CGGTCATCAAACGCCGGATTCTGTCAGCCCAGAGCAGGCGCAAAAAAAGACCCCGGCTGCAGCAGCACAGGGCGCTTCTACAGACTACATCCAGCGACAGCTCTGAGTAG